The Siniperca chuatsi isolate FFG_IHB_CAS linkage group LG17, ASM2008510v1, whole genome shotgun sequence genomic sequence aaaactacacCTGAATAGCAACTTGATGGTCAATGTGAATTGGCTATATCTTAAACAAAACCCAACATGACGAGCTCTCCAGTAAATGCCCCTTTTCCCGACCCAAAATAACATTAAGATTCAAAGTTCAGTCTCAGTCCTCATCCTCTGCGGATTGGATTGAACATTTGAGCTCAAGTCCGTGTGTTTCACTGCTCTCTGCTTACATTCactcctcctctgtgtccaAATGCAAACTAAGCATTTCCCCCGTCTGCGCGTTCCCGTCAAGCGCACGAGCGCTGTCCAAGTCTGTTAGCGGCGCGTACCTGGGCTTCAACAGGCCaccttttctttcctgttttcacTCTCCCTTATTTAGTGAAAGAATGGCGGAAATATTGTGGTCTGGACGCACTCGCCTGTCAGGGGGGGTTGAACAGTTCAAAACGTGGGGGGACGTCATGGTTCCTCTCCACCGTGGTCCTTTTCAGTAGGTGAACACCAGGTTGGAGATGGTGGACTCCAGCCAGTCTCCTGAGATCATCTCGCTGACCTCCGGGGTACAGTAGTCGGGGAAGTCGAAGTGAGATCCCACCCCGCACTCACCGAAGCTCCAGTCCAAGTCCCGGTCCAGCTCTGCGTCGGAGAAGCCCATGCCGCCCAGGGACATGCTCTCAAACCCGGGGCTCGGGTTCAGGTCGAGCCGCTCGTCTTCAAACTCTTCatctgatgatgaagatgatacAGATGAGGACGAGTGAGAGGCTGACGGCGTTGGAGACGAGGCGCGAGCGTACCTGAGGCGCGCGGCGTGTGATGACTCGCTGGCCGCTGGGCCCTGCTCCTCGTACAGGCTGAGCGGGTCGCTGGACTCCGCCGAGCTGCTCAGGGTGGGACTGGCCGGGACTCCGACGGAGGGAGGCCCGCTCTCCAGGCTGCCTGCCCCGCCGAACATGTGACCGCGCCTCGCCTCTCCGGTGCGCTTCTCCGGGATCTGTCTAGCCCCAGACACTGACCTGGATTTGAAGAGCGCCTGATGGTCACCGGGAGACGCATAGTCCTGCCCCGGAGCGCTCTTCATGCCCCCTTGTTTGTGCGTCCTGCTCACTCCTTTAGACGCGGGGCTTCTTTTCACACCGGCTTTGGCGCTGCGCTCCCCGCTCTTCTCCCCGCGGTCCGTCTGCTTACTCGCTCCGCTTCCCGACTTGACCTTCTTCCTGGGCCGGTACTTGTAGTCTGGGTAGTCGGCCATGTGTTTGAGCCTGAGCCGCTCCGCCTCGCGGATGAAAGGGATCTTGTCTGTGTCTTTCAGCAGCTTCCAGCGCTTCCCCAGCCGCTTGGAGATCTCCGCGTTGTGCATGTCCGGCGACTGCTCCATAATCTTCCTCCTCTCAATCTGGGACCAGACCATGAACGCGTTCATGGGTCTCTTGATGTGCCCCGTCGGAGTTTTGCACCACGCCAAGTCGCTCTGCACCCCGGAGGAGGGGGACTCGGGGGTCGGAGACGCATCCATCTCCAAGTCCATTTCTCCCGTGTCCGTGGAGTCCCCGCCGGGGGAATGAGCGTGGGCGCTCTCTGTCTGGCTCATGTGCTGCACCATCCTTTCCTCCAAGTGTCTGGAAACACTGTCCAGTGCAGTGCTTTCACAAAGTTCAAGTGCGCAAAAATGCCTATTCGGCTTTCACACGCAAAAAAATATTCCTCACTTGTTCTTATTTAAGGCGCTTTAAAGCCAGACCACTTCTGAATACAGGTCTAAAAAGTTCATCCAAGTCTCTTCTTTTCAGGTCAGCGCGTTTTGCAGACGCCTGGTCTCTCAACTTTTACCAGTGCGCTTCAcggaaacaaaaaagaaatcccaAAACAATTTAACAGCAACTTTCAACTGCCTGTGCGGCTGAAAACTCGCCCTGCAAGGCTCAAAACGCGCCGCTGTGGGCAACAGCAGTGCAAGTCCCTTATTTGAACCTGGCTGTCTGCAGCGCAGCTTGTCTGTGCGGTTGAGGAACCATGTGGTTGAATTGAGCAGCTGCGCTTTCTCATAGTCTCCCTGTTTCCTGAGCGCTCTGTAATattactgtaaacacaacaacgAGAACCTCGCCGTTTTATACCCTCATCGCGAGATATAAAAGCCAATCAGCATCTGTCTCCATCCTGATTTTTCAGTCAAGCCACTCCCCCCTGGCCTCCCATtggctgaataaaaaaaacgggtaataataataataatgtgcaATGAGGATCGGTGTGTCTGACCTCATTCCTGTCAGACTCCACTGGAAGAAAGACGaactaggtgtgtgtgtgtgtatgttttaaagGAACACAGTGTCCTTTCCCCTGCTGCAAGGGGAAGCCTGCAAGGATATACTTAGGACTACATTACTTTCATGTGGATGAGTATTGACTAAATTTAGATTATGTGTAATAGGGGGGCAAGGAAATgctgagaaaacacaaaagcagcCACAACATGTTGTGTTAGTCAGACTGCAGTGTGGTGAGCAGGGATGTAGCGGAGAGCAAACCCACCCAAACATAGCTCACCCAACCTGTTATTTACAAATCATTACAACACCAGCTCACATCATTACATCATACAGCAGGCAGTATAAACAGATGTAAGTGAGGTGATGATGGTTTTTATTTACACTTTACATCAGTGCATTACAGTAAACCAGAAACATGAAAACCAATTATTATGAATATTGTGAAAAAGTGTGTAGAATCATGTTTCAGGGCCACACCGAAATAACAGTCACACTCACTCCAGCAGCTTCCTGCTCTGCACTCTCTACAATGCACAGATTCCTCCTCCTTCACAGCCCCATTATGTTAACATGGCCATGTCATGTAGGATCACATTACAGCCTGTGTCGCTAGATGTCAGGCTAGAGCCAAAGGGAGCTGATGAGGTGtacattgtgtgtatgtatgtgcatgtgtgttaacATATACAGCAGATTTATCTCCATCCCATAATCGACTGCTTTTAGTTACCATCATTAAATCATgcaggtgatgtcatcagctgGCAGTGAAGGCTCCCGTTGATCCTGCAACAGACCTGACTGACATGAGTGTTTttggtgataaaaaaaaaaagtgggcaAACTCTGTCCTTCACTTAATGGTTGCCAAAGAGTAATCAGCCACCAATAGAAGcaaaacttaacaaaaaaaatctatttattttgtctgataAGATCTTCATGTACTCTAACATAACATCAGTTATGCACTTATGATGTGCATTCTTAATTTATGACAAGACCTATGtcaggctaaaaaaaaaaatcatcctcTACTCAACTCTTTAAAATTTCACAACTCAACCCCTTTGCCCCCTCGGTGCTTACATAAatcaaacacataaataataatgagcTCCTTCATCAGTCTATATCTGTAGCTGCCCCAATTACAAGCCTACACCTGTCACTGGATTAGTTTGCTATCTCTCTCTACctcctgccacacacacacacacacacacacagcatgcacGCACGCAGGTTTGTTTAAACAGGTGTAGCAGGTATACCTGTAATCTTATCTGATGTGTGAGAAGCAGCTGTCAGGTAGCTTTCCACTGTGTCACCGGCAGATGTAAGGCTCAGGCAGCGCTGGGACGCCGAGCCCCATCATGCTGGCCTATCGCTCTGTCATCTTCAGAGCTGCCGGAGCCATGTGTTTACCCCAAATACACCGCCGCTTTGTCTCAGCTCTGTTGACGCCTAAAGGGATAGTGTCATTATGAGAGAGTGCTGTGGGAGGCTGGGGCTATTACACCGACTTCTTAAAAGTGTGTGCGGGGCAAGCTAGAGTTGGAGTGGTGTGGTGGTTTTTCGAGGATGATGTGCTGATGCTGATATTTCTCGGTTAAATATGGAGTAttttcatgaataaaaacatttttaaaaatagatgggtttttctttatttttgccaGAATTGTATTCTTATCACAGTGGAAAACCTGTGAAATAGCATTCT encodes the following:
- the sox4a gene encoding transcription factor SOX-4a, yielding MVQHMSQTESAHAHSPGGDSTDTGEMDLEMDASPTPESPSSGVQSDLAWCKTPTGHIKRPMNAFMVWSQIERRKIMEQSPDMHNAEISKRLGKRWKLLKDTDKIPFIREAERLRLKHMADYPDYKYRPRKKVKSGSGASKQTDRGEKSGERSAKAGVKRSPASKGVSRTHKQGGMKSAPGQDYASPGDHQALFKSRSVSGARQIPEKRTGEARRGHMFGGAGSLESGPPSVGVPASPTLSSSAESSDPLSLYEEQGPAASESSHAARLRYARASSPTPSASHSSSSVSSSSSDEEFEDERLDLNPSPGFESMSLGGMGFSDAELDRDLDWSFGECGVGSHFDFPDYCTPEVSEMISGDWLESTISNLVFTY